Proteins from a genomic interval of Epinephelus fuscoguttatus linkage group LG16, E.fuscoguttatus.final_Chr_v1:
- the cep170aa gene encoding centrosomal protein of 170 kDa isoform X5 — translation MSVTSWFLVSSGGTRHRLPREMIFVGRDDCELMLQSRSVDKQHAVINYEAGTDEHKVKDLGSLNGTFVNDVRIQEQMYITLKLEDKLRFGYDTNLFTVVRGELTVPEEALKHEKFTSGLQLSKKPSSGETTTTTTTSKSPAKTPTKLLKSPGGSTSRSGEGRATDGISSSKEPSAKPVDAHKAEERIGGDVTALPRGTPLYGQPSWWGDGDADDENSFKQETKSSSKKHDSSISDSKEARRGEKAKEDGLHASTAHDSSYFEMPTKEGHMANNGIHEIPTKDTEGTATHTAAAQGHASFTIEFDNTSPGKVTIKDHVSKFTPDHHRSRSKKSGAGSGGAGGRDLSTLQAAMMASESKVADWLAQNDPTLVRSESTEDDSKSIKSDVPVHLKRLKGSKHEDGTQSDSENGLGLRFANRRHALEERLKAAHGHVGGGAVGTGGGNISVSGTRAGGSRTAFMIEFYDEENPRKRRSYSFSQTAPLQGVGGGGEGLCPQPPSHPKVFSISTSATTASDSGKVPAPIPATVTAGAPTAARVLLKQRSEDPSIGRSSASTGLATGSPTSPSEDTSCVGRGAGTAGGEAEDDHSDKGTYTIELENRNAEEEEARRMIDKVFGVQQNQDSSVLSDLKGEGKGKETGETGKEALPGDSSWVSQWASLAANHTRTDPEGSGAETAAFLHKERGTDAFESGASLSRGESSSSLTDRKRRTLPQLPVDDPRAKSSTKALGLRSEIGEKQDTEAQEKENKGDGESPTPTRDGEMTSKRKQSSTSSPSKAPLRSSGSTERRKRSEERKGGGSGEGGEKSGKPLVRQGSFTIEKPSANVNAELIPRINRGSNGRERSDSVGSMDTATLLKDTEAVMAFLEAKLRDENKLDQKSSKKGAPPRTDSISPESDVDTASTASHVAGEAERKASAGGEQKRRSLSSMHREKSNMSTTSKTSVTNASARDRLERKTKTRTSEATSRTDARRSVQPSSRARQPSLDLTDDDQTSSFPISDILSSDQETYSGPMGRSAHGRGSDDILHSKLDSRSTKTSTSGSSKTRSTLQAATTSSLSKQASLPQPRPTRASLLRRARLGDTSDTDLADADRVSVASEVSTTSSTSKPPSGRKGLSRLDMLAQPRRTRLGSISARSDSECTVTRSSTSSPRLSAETALRLGLRSSTPTENRLTPRMRANSVSKLNETKSKTTTSGYCSPTVASSSRWRRLPPEYGSTSEEEFGSSRNSPKHGGRSHMRPHHLAPHRSSRLGTTVTPGSSVVTGPGGAAIKHRMKEQEEYIKDWTAHSEEIARISQDLAKDLAILAREIHDVAGEIDSVSSSGTAPSTTVSTAATTPGSAIDTREEVGPARPTQPDIQESMRKLVDRVFDESLNFRKIPPVISTNKAPEINGKPVELRPRAPDSLEPRALRRRTWNREEAVLDSLLLNSVSQLSTKIRHSIDKTAGKIRILFKDKDRNWDEIESKLRSESDIPLLKTSNKEISSILLELKRVEKQLQVINVMVDPDGTLDALANLGLTSPTTPTRPLTAKTTSPSATSPGSVPPAKESLPEILPAPGGSAASARVQASSASTEETARDPPSVSLGLTGVGGLPFNRMRPSGEEAIAQK, via the exons TCCCGCAGCGTGGATAAGCAGCATGCAGTCATCAACTACGAGGCGGGGACTGACGAACACAAGGTCAAGGACCTTGGCAGCCTGAATGGG ACCTTTGTGAATGATGTCCGCATCCAGGAGCAGATGTACATCACTCTGAAGTTGGAGGACAAGCTGAGGTTTGGATATG atACCAACCTGTTCACGGTGGTGAGAGGAGAGCTCACTGTGCCTGAGGAGGCTCTAAAg CATGAAAAGTTCACCAGCGGACTCCAGCTCAGCAAGAAGCCATCCAGCGGAGAAACCACTACCACCACAACCACAAGCAAGTCTCCCGCTAAGACCCCAACTAAGTTGCTCAAGTCCCCTGGCGGCAGCACGTCAAGGTCAGGGGAGGGCAGAGCAACAGACGGGATCTCTTCCTCCAAAGAGCCGTCAGCTAAACCTGTGGATGCACACAAAGCAGAGGAGAGGATAGGAG GGGATGTTACAGCACTGCCTCGTGGGACCCCTCTGTACGGCCAGCCGTCTTGGTGGGGGGATGGGGATGCAGATGATGAGAATTCCTTCAAACAAGAAACCAAGTCATCCAGCAAAAAACATGACAGCTCCATTTCAG ACAGCAAAGAGGCTCGTCGAGGGGAGAAAGCTAAAGAGGACGGCCTTCATGCGTCCACCGCCCACGATTCCAGTTACTTTGAGATGCCAACCAAGGAGGGTCACATGGCCAATAACGGCATCCATGAGATTCCCACCAAGGACACAGAGGGCACCGCCACTCACACCGCTGCAG CTCAAGGTCATGCCTCCTTCACCATAGAGTTTGACAACACCTCTCCTGGGAAAGTCACCATTAAAGACCACGTGTCGAAGTTCACACCCGACCACCACAGATCTCGCTCCAAGAAGAGTGGAGCAGGTAGTGGAGGAGCAGGGGGACGGGACTTAAGCACACTGCAAGCCGCTATGATGGCATCGGAGAGTAAGGTGGCTGATTGGCTGGCGCAGAACGACCCCACTCTGGTGCGCAGCGAGTCAACGGAGGACGACAGCAAGAGCATCAAGAGCGACGTGCCGGTCCATCTCAAAAGGCTAAAAG GCAGCAAGCATGAGGATGGCACCCAGAGTGACTCAGAGAATGGACTGGGCCTACGTTTCGCCAACCGCCGCCATGCCCTCGAGGAACGCCTGAAAGCAGCGCACGGCCACGTGGGAGGAGGAGCGGTAGGAACAGGAGGGGGGAACATATCAGTGAGTGGGACCAGAGCAGGTGGCAGCCGCACGGCCTTTATGATCGAGTTCTACGACGAGGAAAACCCTCGCAAGCGCCGATCGTATTCGTTTTCCCAAACTGCACCCCTGCAGGGGGTCGGAGGTGGCGGTGAAGGACTGTGTCCCCAGCCTCCCTCTCACCCAAAGGTGTTCAGCATTTCCACATCAGCTACTACAGCCTCAGACTCAG GTAAGGTCCCAGCTCCGATACCAGCCACAGTGACTGCAGGTGCCCCCACGGCTGCCCGCGTCCTTCTCAAGCAGAGGTCAGAGGACCCGAGTATCGGTCGCAGCTCGGCCAGTACCGGGCTGGCGACAGGCAGCCCCACCAGCCCCAGCGAGGACACCTCGTGTGTTGGCAGAGGAGCAGGAACTGCTGGAGGGGAGGCGGAGGACGACCACAGCGATAAGGGGACATACACTATTGAACTGGAAAACAGGAacgcagaggaagaggaggccagGCGCATGATAGACAAG GTGTTTGGTGTGCAGCAGAACCAGGACTCCTCTGTTCTGTCAGACCTTAAGggagaaggaaaaggaaaggagacaggAGAGACGGGGAAAGAG GCTCTTCCCGGCGACTCGAGTTGGGTCTCTCAGTGGGCCAGTCTCGCTGCCAATCACACCAGGACAGATCCAGAGGGCTCAGGAGCAGAAACAGCCGCCTTCCTCCACAAAGAGAGAG GAACTGATGCCTTTGAGTCTGGTGCGTCCCTCAGTAGAGGCGAATCCTCCTCCAGTCTGACAGACCGTAAGCGTAGGACCCTCCCCCAGCTCCCTGTGGATGACCCCCGGGCTAAATCCAGCACCAAAGCTCTTGGACTGAGGTCTGAAATTGGGGAGAAACAGGACACTGAAGCCCAGGAGAAAGAGAACAAGGGAGACGGGGAGTCCCCGACTCCCACAAGGGACGGTGAAATGACCAGTAAACGGAAGCAGAGCTCCACATCCTCTCCATCCAAGGCTCCTCTCCGGTCCTCTGGCAGCACTGAGCGGAGGAagaggtcagaggagaggaaaggaggaggatcaggagaaggaggagagaagtCTGGGAAGCCTCTAGTGCGCCAGGGCAGCTTCACAATTGAGAAGCCCAGCGCTAATGTCAATGCAGAGCTCATCCCACGCATCAACAGAGGCAGCAATGGGCGTGAGCGCAGTGACTCCGTGGGCAGCATGGATACTGCTACACTCCTGAAGGACACTGAAGCTGTCATGGCATTCCTAGAGGCCAAACTAAGAGATGAAAACAAACTCGACCAGAAAAGTAGTAAAAAAGGCGCCCCCCCTCGGACTGACTCCATCTCTCCTGAGTCAGATGTTGACACGGCCAGCACAGCCAGTCATGTAgctggagaggcagagaggaaagCATCAGCTGGTGGCGAGCAAAAACGACGTTCCTTGAGCAGCATGCACAGGGAGAAGAGCAACATGAGCACGACTTCCAAGACCAGTGTCACTAACGCAAGTGCCCGTGACCGCTTGGAGAGGAAGACTAAAACAAGAACTTCGGAAGCGACAAGCCGGACTGATGCACGACGCTCTGTTCAGCCGTCCTCCAGAGCACGCCAGCCCTCTCTGGATCTCACTGATGATGACCAGACTTCTTCCTTCCCCATCTCTGACATCCTGTCCTCAGACCAGGAGACCTACTCTGGACCTATGGGGCGCTCAGCACACGGACGTGGCTCAGATGACATTCTCCATTCCAAGCTCGATAGCAGGTCTACTAAAACATCCACCAGTGGATCCTCCAAAACCAGGAGCACTCTCCAGGCAGCCACGACCTCCTCCCTGAGCAAGCAGGCCTCACTGCCTCAGCCGCGGCCCACGAGAGCCTCCCTTCTCCGCCGTGCTCGGCTGGGGGATACCTCTGACACGGACCTAGCTGATGCAGACAGGGTGTCTGTGGCTTCTGAGGTATCCACCACCAGCTCCACCTCTAAGCCGCCATCTGGTCGAAAGGGACTGTCACGACTTGACATGCTGGCTCAGCCGCGTAGGACCCGTCTGGGCTCCATCTCCGCCCGCAGTGACTCAGAGTGCACAGTGACACGGAGCTCCACCTCTTCACCCCGCCTGTCAGCTGAGACTGCTCTGCGCCTGGGCCTGCGCTCGTCAACACCAACAGAGAACAGGCTGACACCCAGGATGAGGGCCAACAGTGTGTCCAAACTGAACGAGACCAAGAGCAAGACCACTACATCTGGATACTGCTCGCCCACAG TggcaagcagcagcaggtggagaCGTCTGCCGCCGGAGTACGGCTCCACCTCAGAGGAAGAGTTTGGCTCCAGCAGGAATTCTCCAAAACACGGCGGACGCTCCCACATGCGCCCTCATCATCTCGCCCCGCACCGCAGCTCGAGACTGGGCACCACCGTGACCCCAGGCTCCAGCGTGGTGACAGGTCCGGGTGGAGCGGCGATCAAACACCGCATGAAGGAGCAAGAGGAGTACATCAAGGACTGGACGGCACACAGCGAGGAGATAGCCAG GATCAGCCAGGACCTGGCTAAGGACCTGGCCATCTTGGCCCGTGAGATCCACGACGTCGCTGGCGAGATCGACTCGGTGAGCTCATCGGGCACAGCACCAAGCACCACCGTCAGCACGGCCGCCACCACCCCGGGATCGGCCATCGACACCCGGGAAGAGGTAGGCCCTGCACGTCCCACGCAGCCGGACATACAGGAGAGCATGAGAAAG CTGGTGGATCGGGTGTTTGATGAGAGTCTCAACTTCAGAAAGATCCCACCTGTGATTTCAACCAATAAGGCACCAGAGATCAACGGCAAACCAGTGGAGCTCCGGCCCCGTGCCCCCGACAGTCTGGAGCCCAGAGCTCTGAGGAGACGCACCTGGAACCGAGAGGAG GCGGTGTTGGACAGCCTGCTGCTCAACTCAGTCTCTCAGCTTTCCACCAAGATCAGACACTCTATCGACAAAACAGCAGGAAAAATCAG GATATTGTTTAAAGATAAGGACAGGAACTGGGATGAAATTGAGAGCAAACTGCGATCGGAGAGTGACATACCACTCCTGAAAACCTCCAACAAG GAGATCTCCTCAATTCTGCTCGAACTGAAGAGAGTTGAAAAGCAGCTTCAAG TGATCAATGTGATGGTAGACCCAGATGGGACCCTGGACGCCCTGGCCAACCTGGGCCTGACCAGCCCCACCACCCCTACCAGGCCCCTAACCGCCAAAACAACTTCCCCCTCTGCCACCAGCCCTGGGTCTGTGCCCCCAGCCAAAGAATCACTGCCGGAGATCCTTCCCGCGCCCGGAGGATCAGCAGCCTCCGCCAGGGTTCAAGCTTCCTCCGCCAGCACAGAGGAGACAGCACGAGACCCCCCCAGCGTGAGCCTCGGGTTAACGGGAGTCGGAGGACTGCCCTTCAACCGCATGCGGCCAAGCGGAGAGGAGGCCATCGCACAGAAGTGA
- the cep170aa gene encoding centrosomal protein of 170 kDa isoform X2: protein MSVTSWFLVSSGGTRHRLPREMIFVGRDDCELMLQSRSVDKQHAVINYEAGTDEHKVKDLGSLNGTFVNDVRIQEQMYITLKLEDKLRFGYDTNLFTVVRGELTVPEEALKHEKFTSGLQLSKKPSSGETTTTTTTSKSPAKTPTKLLKSPGGSTSRSGEGRATDGISSSKEPSAKPVDAHKAEERIGGDVTALPRGTPLYGQPSWWGDGDADDENSFKQETKSSSKKHDSSISDSKEARRGEKAKEDGLHASTAHDSSYFEMPTKEGHMANNGIHEIPTKDTEGTATHTAAAQGHASFTIEFDNTSPGKVTIKDHVSKFTPDHHRSRSKKSGAGSGGAGGRDLSTLQAAMMASESKVADWLAQNDPTLVRSESTEDDSKSIKSDVPVHLKRLKGSKHEDGTQSDSENGLGLRFANRRHALEERLKAAHGHVGGGAVGTGGGNISVSGTRAGGSRTAFMIEFYDEENPRKRRSYSFSQTAPLQGVGGGGEGLCPQPPSHPKVFSISTSATTASDSGKVPAPIPATVTAGAPTAARVLLKQRSEDPSIGRSSASTGLATGSPTSPSEDTSCVGRGAGTAGGEAEDDHSDKGTYTIELENRNAEEEEARRMIDKVFGVQQNQDSSVLSDLKGEGKGKETGETGKEALPGDSSWVSQWASLAANHTRTDPEGSGAETAAFLHKERGTDAFESGASLSRGESSSSLTDRKRRTLPQLPVDDPRAKSSTKALGLRSEIGEKQDTEAQEKENKGDGESPTPTRDGEMTSKRKQSSTSSPSKAPLRSSGSTERRKRSEERKGGGSGEGGEKSGKPLVRQGSFTIEKPSANVNAELIPRINRGSNGRERSDSVGSMDTATLLKDTEAVMAFLEAKLRDENKLDQKSSKKGAPPRTDSISPESDVDTASTASHVAGEAERKASAGGEQKRRSLSSMHREKSNMSTTSKTSVTNASARDRLERKTKTRTSEATSRTDARRSVQPSSRARQPSLDLTDDDQTSSFPISDILSSDQETYSGPMGRSAHGRGSDDILHSKLDSRSTKTSTSGSSKTRSTLQAATTSSLSKQASLPQPRPTRASLLRRARLGDTSDTDLADADRVSVASEVSTTSSTSKPPSGRKGLSRLDMLAQPRRTRLGSISARSDSECTVTRSSTSSPRLSAETALRLGLRSSTPTENRLTPRMRANSVSKLNETKSKTTTSGYCSPTECSQPEPEGGDAEEELMVASSSRWRRLPPEYGSTSEEEFGSSRNSPKHGGRSHMRPHHLAPHRSSRLGTTVTPGSSVVTGPGGAAIKHRMKEQEEYIKDWTAHSEEIARISQDLAKDLAILAREIHDVAGEIDSVSSSGTAPSTTVSTAATTPGSAIDTREEVGPARPTQPDIQESMRKLVDRVFDESLNFRKIPPVISTNKAPEINGKPVELRPRAPDSLEPRALRRRTWNREEAVLDSLLLNSVSQLSTKIRHSIDKTAGKIRILFKDKDRNWDEIESKLRSESDIPLLKTSNKEISSILLELKRVEKQLQVINVMVDPDGTLDALANLGLTSPTTPTRPLTAKTTSPSATSPGSVPPAKESLPEILPAPGGSAASARVQASSASTEETARDPPSVSLGLTGVGGLPFNRMRPSGEEAIAQK from the exons TCCCGCAGCGTGGATAAGCAGCATGCAGTCATCAACTACGAGGCGGGGACTGACGAACACAAGGTCAAGGACCTTGGCAGCCTGAATGGG ACCTTTGTGAATGATGTCCGCATCCAGGAGCAGATGTACATCACTCTGAAGTTGGAGGACAAGCTGAGGTTTGGATATG atACCAACCTGTTCACGGTGGTGAGAGGAGAGCTCACTGTGCCTGAGGAGGCTCTAAAg CATGAAAAGTTCACCAGCGGACTCCAGCTCAGCAAGAAGCCATCCAGCGGAGAAACCACTACCACCACAACCACAAGCAAGTCTCCCGCTAAGACCCCAACTAAGTTGCTCAAGTCCCCTGGCGGCAGCACGTCAAGGTCAGGGGAGGGCAGAGCAACAGACGGGATCTCTTCCTCCAAAGAGCCGTCAGCTAAACCTGTGGATGCACACAAAGCAGAGGAGAGGATAGGAG GGGATGTTACAGCACTGCCTCGTGGGACCCCTCTGTACGGCCAGCCGTCTTGGTGGGGGGATGGGGATGCAGATGATGAGAATTCCTTCAAACAAGAAACCAAGTCATCCAGCAAAAAACATGACAGCTCCATTTCAG ACAGCAAAGAGGCTCGTCGAGGGGAGAAAGCTAAAGAGGACGGCCTTCATGCGTCCACCGCCCACGATTCCAGTTACTTTGAGATGCCAACCAAGGAGGGTCACATGGCCAATAACGGCATCCATGAGATTCCCACCAAGGACACAGAGGGCACCGCCACTCACACCGCTGCAG CTCAAGGTCATGCCTCCTTCACCATAGAGTTTGACAACACCTCTCCTGGGAAAGTCACCATTAAAGACCACGTGTCGAAGTTCACACCCGACCACCACAGATCTCGCTCCAAGAAGAGTGGAGCAGGTAGTGGAGGAGCAGGGGGACGGGACTTAAGCACACTGCAAGCCGCTATGATGGCATCGGAGAGTAAGGTGGCTGATTGGCTGGCGCAGAACGACCCCACTCTGGTGCGCAGCGAGTCAACGGAGGACGACAGCAAGAGCATCAAGAGCGACGTGCCGGTCCATCTCAAAAGGCTAAAAG GCAGCAAGCATGAGGATGGCACCCAGAGTGACTCAGAGAATGGACTGGGCCTACGTTTCGCCAACCGCCGCCATGCCCTCGAGGAACGCCTGAAAGCAGCGCACGGCCACGTGGGAGGAGGAGCGGTAGGAACAGGAGGGGGGAACATATCAGTGAGTGGGACCAGAGCAGGTGGCAGCCGCACGGCCTTTATGATCGAGTTCTACGACGAGGAAAACCCTCGCAAGCGCCGATCGTATTCGTTTTCCCAAACTGCACCCCTGCAGGGGGTCGGAGGTGGCGGTGAAGGACTGTGTCCCCAGCCTCCCTCTCACCCAAAGGTGTTCAGCATTTCCACATCAGCTACTACAGCCTCAGACTCAG GTAAGGTCCCAGCTCCGATACCAGCCACAGTGACTGCAGGTGCCCCCACGGCTGCCCGCGTCCTTCTCAAGCAGAGGTCAGAGGACCCGAGTATCGGTCGCAGCTCGGCCAGTACCGGGCTGGCGACAGGCAGCCCCACCAGCCCCAGCGAGGACACCTCGTGTGTTGGCAGAGGAGCAGGAACTGCTGGAGGGGAGGCGGAGGACGACCACAGCGATAAGGGGACATACACTATTGAACTGGAAAACAGGAacgcagaggaagaggaggccagGCGCATGATAGACAAG GTGTTTGGTGTGCAGCAGAACCAGGACTCCTCTGTTCTGTCAGACCTTAAGggagaaggaaaaggaaaggagacaggAGAGACGGGGAAAGAG GCTCTTCCCGGCGACTCGAGTTGGGTCTCTCAGTGGGCCAGTCTCGCTGCCAATCACACCAGGACAGATCCAGAGGGCTCAGGAGCAGAAACAGCCGCCTTCCTCCACAAAGAGAGAG GAACTGATGCCTTTGAGTCTGGTGCGTCCCTCAGTAGAGGCGAATCCTCCTCCAGTCTGACAGACCGTAAGCGTAGGACCCTCCCCCAGCTCCCTGTGGATGACCCCCGGGCTAAATCCAGCACCAAAGCTCTTGGACTGAGGTCTGAAATTGGGGAGAAACAGGACACTGAAGCCCAGGAGAAAGAGAACAAGGGAGACGGGGAGTCCCCGACTCCCACAAGGGACGGTGAAATGACCAGTAAACGGAAGCAGAGCTCCACATCCTCTCCATCCAAGGCTCCTCTCCGGTCCTCTGGCAGCACTGAGCGGAGGAagaggtcagaggagaggaaaggaggaggatcaggagaaggaggagagaagtCTGGGAAGCCTCTAGTGCGCCAGGGCAGCTTCACAATTGAGAAGCCCAGCGCTAATGTCAATGCAGAGCTCATCCCACGCATCAACAGAGGCAGCAATGGGCGTGAGCGCAGTGACTCCGTGGGCAGCATGGATACTGCTACACTCCTGAAGGACACTGAAGCTGTCATGGCATTCCTAGAGGCCAAACTAAGAGATGAAAACAAACTCGACCAGAAAAGTAGTAAAAAAGGCGCCCCCCCTCGGACTGACTCCATCTCTCCTGAGTCAGATGTTGACACGGCCAGCACAGCCAGTCATGTAgctggagaggcagagaggaaagCATCAGCTGGTGGCGAGCAAAAACGACGTTCCTTGAGCAGCATGCACAGGGAGAAGAGCAACATGAGCACGACTTCCAAGACCAGTGTCACTAACGCAAGTGCCCGTGACCGCTTGGAGAGGAAGACTAAAACAAGAACTTCGGAAGCGACAAGCCGGACTGATGCACGACGCTCTGTTCAGCCGTCCTCCAGAGCACGCCAGCCCTCTCTGGATCTCACTGATGATGACCAGACTTCTTCCTTCCCCATCTCTGACATCCTGTCCTCAGACCAGGAGACCTACTCTGGACCTATGGGGCGCTCAGCACACGGACGTGGCTCAGATGACATTCTCCATTCCAAGCTCGATAGCAGGTCTACTAAAACATCCACCAGTGGATCCTCCAAAACCAGGAGCACTCTCCAGGCAGCCACGACCTCCTCCCTGAGCAAGCAGGCCTCACTGCCTCAGCCGCGGCCCACGAGAGCCTCCCTTCTCCGCCGTGCTCGGCTGGGGGATACCTCTGACACGGACCTAGCTGATGCAGACAGGGTGTCTGTGGCTTCTGAGGTATCCACCACCAGCTCCACCTCTAAGCCGCCATCTGGTCGAAAGGGACTGTCACGACTTGACATGCTGGCTCAGCCGCGTAGGACCCGTCTGGGCTCCATCTCCGCCCGCAGTGACTCAGAGTGCACAGTGACACGGAGCTCCACCTCTTCACCCCGCCTGTCAGCTGAGACTGCTCTGCGCCTGGGCCTGCGCTCGTCAACACCAACAGAGAACAGGCTGACACCCAGGATGAGGGCCAACAGTGTGTCCAAACTGAACGAGACCAAGAGCAAGACCACTACATCTGGATACTGCTCGCCCACAG AGTGCTCTCAGCCCGAACCTGAGGGCGGTGATGCAGAGGAGGAGCTGATGG TggcaagcagcagcaggtggagaCGTCTGCCGCCGGAGTACGGCTCCACCTCAGAGGAAGAGTTTGGCTCCAGCAGGAATTCTCCAAAACACGGCGGACGCTCCCACATGCGCCCTCATCATCTCGCCCCGCACCGCAGCTCGAGACTGGGCACCACCGTGACCCCAGGCTCCAGCGTGGTGACAGGTCCGGGTGGAGCGGCGATCAAACACCGCATGAAGGAGCAAGAGGAGTACATCAAGGACTGGACGGCACACAGCGAGGAGATAGCCAG GATCAGCCAGGACCTGGCTAAGGACCTGGCCATCTTGGCCCGTGAGATCCACGACGTCGCTGGCGAGATCGACTCGGTGAGCTCATCGGGCACAGCACCAAGCACCACCGTCAGCACGGCCGCCACCACCCCGGGATCGGCCATCGACACCCGGGAAGAGGTAGGCCCTGCACGTCCCACGCAGCCGGACATACAGGAGAGCATGAGAAAG CTGGTGGATCGGGTGTTTGATGAGAGTCTCAACTTCAGAAAGATCCCACCTGTGATTTCAACCAATAAGGCACCAGAGATCAACGGCAAACCAGTGGAGCTCCGGCCCCGTGCCCCCGACAGTCTGGAGCCCAGAGCTCTGAGGAGACGCACCTGGAACCGAGAGGAG GCGGTGTTGGACAGCCTGCTGCTCAACTCAGTCTCTCAGCTTTCCACCAAGATCAGACACTCTATCGACAAAACAGCAGGAAAAATCAG GATATTGTTTAAAGATAAGGACAGGAACTGGGATGAAATTGAGAGCAAACTGCGATCGGAGAGTGACATACCACTCCTGAAAACCTCCAACAAG GAGATCTCCTCAATTCTGCTCGAACTGAAGAGAGTTGAAAAGCAGCTTCAAG TGATCAATGTGATGGTAGACCCAGATGGGACCCTGGACGCCCTGGCCAACCTGGGCCTGACCAGCCCCACCACCCCTACCAGGCCCCTAACCGCCAAAACAACTTCCCCCTCTGCCACCAGCCCTGGGTCTGTGCCCCCAGCCAAAGAATCACTGCCGGAGATCCTTCCCGCGCCCGGAGGATCAGCAGCCTCCGCCAGGGTTCAAGCTTCCTCCGCCAGCACAGAGGAGACAGCACGAGACCCCCCCAGCGTGAGCCTCGGGTTAACGGGAGTCGGAGGACTGCCCTTCAACCGCATGCGGCCAAGCGGAGAGGAGGCCATCGCACAGAAGTGA